A genomic window from Elaeis guineensis isolate ETL-2024a chromosome 3, EG11, whole genome shotgun sequence includes:
- the LOC105033977 gene encoding EIN3-binding F-box protein 1, whose protein sequence is MPALVNYGGTDDLCSVGPLISNLMDSSRLLSLTPNVDVFCPPRKRSRVTAPFIFKGGEKKGAEKQKQQPCSIDVLPDECLFEILRRLPGNKERSNSACVSKRWLMLLSSIRASEMAAYKNNGTSGCETLKKPLPDLNSAMSTDEEEEFESTGYLTRKLKAKDATDVRLAAIAVGTGGHGGLGKLYIEGSNATRPLTDIGLSTVARGCPSLRVLSMWNVPFISDIGLSEIASGCPMLEKLDLCQCPLISDKGLIAVARKCPNLTSLMVESCLSIGNEGLQAIGRCCPKLKSIVIKDCPRVGDQGVASLVSAASSFLARIRLENVNISDVSLAVIGHYGKAVADLALTGLQSVSERGFWVMGNAFGLQNLESIMINSCRGVTDLGLEAIAKGCPNLKQLCLRRCCYLSDAGLKAFAITARALENLHLEECNRISLIGVLGCLLNCNEKFRALSLVKCLGIKDISFCTAPLPSCLSLRSLTIRDCPGFTGASLAVVGKICPQLQHVDLSGLVSATDAGLLPLIESSEVGLVTVNLRGCVDLTDAVVTALVKAHGSTLQMLNLEGCKKVTDKSLLVIADSCSFLDDLDMSRCMIGDYGIAVLASASQLKLRVLSLAGCSNLTQKILPFLGNMGRSLVGLNLQNCKLISTQGIGALEEKLWWCDIFY, encoded by the exons ATGCCGGCGCTCGTCAACTATGGAG GAACTGATGATCTCTGCTCTGTGGGACCTCTCATTTCGAACCTCATGGATTCGAGCCGCCTCTTGTCTCTCACTCCTAACGTTGATGTCTTCTGCCCGCCTCGCAAGAGGTCACGGGTCACTGCTCCTTTCATCTTTAAAGGAGGAGAGAAGAAGGGCGCTGAGAAGCAAAAGCAGCAGCCCTGCTCAATCGATGTTCTTCCTGACGAGTGCCTCTTTGAGATCCTCCGGCGGTTGCCAGGAAATAAGGAGAGGAGCAACTCTGCTTGTGTATCCAAGCGTTGGCTCATGCTCTTGAGCAGCATCCGGGCTTCTGAGATGGCTGCTTACAAAAATAACGGCACCAGCGGCTGCGAGACCTTGAAGAAACCTTTGCCAGATCTGAACAGTGCTATGAGTACTGACGAGGAAGAGGAATTCGAGAGCACTGGCTATCTTACTCGGAAGTTAAAAGCAAAGGATGCCACAGATGTTAGACTTGCTGCTATAGCTGTTGGTACTGGTGGCCATGGTGGGCTGGGTAAGCTTTACATTGAAGGAAGTAATGCAACTCGTCCGCTCACTGATATTGGACTGTCTACTGTGGCCCGTGGTTGCCCTTCCCTACGGGTTCTGTCAATGTGGAATGTTCCCTTCATCAGTGACATTGGCCTATCCGAGATTGCAAGTGGATGTCCTATGCTGGAAAAGCTTGACCTGTGCCAGTGTCCTTTAATCTCAGATAAGGGTTTGATAGCTGTTGCTCGGAAGTGTCCCAACTTGACATCTCTGATGGTAGAATCTTGCTTGAGCATAGGCAATGAAGGCCTGCAGGCTATCGGTCGCTGCTGCCCAAAGTTGAAGTCTATTGTTATCAAGGACTGCCCGCGTGTTGGTGACCAAGGAGTTGCAAGCCTGGTCTCTGCAGCTTCATCTTTCCTAGCCAGGATTAGGCTTGAGAATGTGAATATCAGTGATGTGTCTCTTGCTGTCATTGGGCACTATGGGAAGGCTGTTGCTGATCTAGCACTTACTGGCCTCCAGTCTGTAAGCGAGAGGGGTTTCTGGGTCATGGGCAATGCTTTTGGCCTGCAGAACTTGGAGTCTATCATGATCAACTCTTGCCGTGGGGTTACTGATCTGGGCCTTGAGGCCATTGCAAAGGGTTGCCCAAATCTAAAGCAGCTGTGTCTCCGCAGGTGTTGCTATCTGTCAGATGCTGGCCTGAAAGCTTTTGCCATAACAGCTAGGGCACTGGAGAATCTGCATCTGGAGGAGTGTAACCGGATCAGTCTAATTGGTGTTCTTGGCTGTCTTCTGAACTGCAATGAAAAATTCAGGGCACTATCCTTGGTGAAATGCTTGGGGATCAAGGATATAAGTTTCTGCACGGCCCCACTCCCCTCATGCTTGTCTCTTCGATCCTTGACCATCCGTGACTGCCCTGGTTTCACTGGTGCTAGCTTAGCAGTGGTTGGGAAGATCTGCCCACAATTGCAGCATGTAGATTTGAGCGGCCTAGTTAGTGCGACTGATGCAGGCCTTCTGCCTCTGATTGAGAGTTCAGAGGTGGGACTAGTTACAGTCAATTTGCGTGGCTGTGTTGATCTGACAGATGCTGTTGTCACTGCACTGGTGAAGGCACATGGAAGTACTCTCCAGATGCTTAATCTTGAAGGCTGTAAGAAGGTCACTGATAAGAGCCTCTTGGTGATTGCAGACAGTTGCTCTTTTCTTGATGATCTTGATATGTCGAGGTGCATGATCGGTGATTATGGTATTGCAGTCCTGGCGTCTGCAAGTCAGCTTAAGCTGCGAGTCCTCTCTCTGGCTGGCTGCTCTAATCTGACCCAAAAGATTCTGCCGTTCTTGGGCAACATGGGCAGATCCTTGGTGGGGCTGAACCTCCAAAACTGTAAGCTGATCAGTACTCAAGGGATTGGAGCACTCGAGGAGAAGCTGTGGTGGTGTGATATCTTTTACTAG